The Bos indicus x Bos taurus breed Angus x Brahman F1 hybrid chromosome 13, Bos_hybrid_MaternalHap_v2.0, whole genome shotgun sequence genome includes a region encoding these proteins:
- the LOC113902861 gene encoding collagen alpha-1(III) chain-like, producing MRKTVFAVKEDTVCLSGAFVVHGPLSSRSTGSRVPELGTLLPEPDAREEGSAARSATWPDGPRPPFGARARPRALPPGDPRGSRRLRGARQAGLEGAGWAGGWGPRAPVREAEARLRAGESLDVGNSLPARPAERRGHAGAGRGHPGSPCGGRLARPPPALRCLPGHSRRPGGLPPGRASLPSAAIRPPLTRHPALLPRGAARGSPSPAASGRCVGREPRRGLAGESGARRPPRRSRRESGRERGSRGGVCARVCERESEGERGSERAGARESSGGDSENAAPAGQERRAAPSRRRPPGRDPEAGEPRPPPPDRAPPPPPGAGLSVPPSAASQEPPGGGAPPASNRRCTRRERPQEGRRLPPRLAAFPGDPESEI from the exons ATGAGAAAGACAGTCTTTGCTGTCAAGGAGGATACAGTGTGCTTGAGCGGCGCCT TCGTGGTGCATGGGCCTCTCTCGtcgcggagcacaggctcccGAGTGCCTGAGCTTG GGACATTATTGCCGGAGCCGGATGCTAGGGAAGAGGGCAGCGCCGCCCGGTCTGCCACCTGGCCCGACGGCCCCAGG ccccctttcGGCGCGCGGGCTCGGCCCCGGGCGCTGCCACCCGGCGACCCGCGGGGGTCCCGGCGGCTTCGCGGCGCGCGGCAGGCGGGGTTGGAGGGGGCTGGGTGGGCGGGCGGGTGGGGGCCGCGGGCTCCGGTCAGAGAGGCGGAGGCTCGGCTCCGCGCCGGGGAAAGTTTGGACGTGGGAAACTccctccccgcccgccccgccgaGAGGAGGGGGCACGCGGGGGCCGGGCGCGGGCACCCGGGCTCCCCCTGCGGCGGGAGGCTCGCGCGCCCTCCACCCGCCCTGCGCTGCCTGCCGGGCCACTCCCGCCGGCCAGGGGGGCTCCCTCCCGGCCGGGCAAGCCTCCCTTCGGCGGCGATCCGGCCGCCCCTCACGCGGCACCCCGCGCTCTTACCTCGGGGAGCGGCCCGGGGCTCCCCTAGTCCTGCCGCCTCGGGACGCTGCGTGGGGCGGGAGCCCCGGCGCGGGCTGGCGGGCGAGTCCGGAGCCCGGCGGCCGCCCCGGAGGAGCCGGAGGGAGAGCGGGCGCGAGAGGGGGAGCCGCGGCGgcgtgtgcgcgcgtgtgtgtgagCGAGAGAGCGAGGGAGAGCGAGGGAGTGAGCGAGCGGGAGCGAGGGAGT CCTCTGGTGGAGACTCGGAGAATGCAGCGCCCGCCGGGCAGGAGCGCCGCGCAGCGCCGAGCCGCAGGCGGCCGCCGGGCCGGGACCCCGAAGCCGGGgagccccggcccccgcccccggatcgcgcccctcccccgccgccgGGGGCCGGCCTCTCAGTCCCACCGTCGGCCGCGTCCCAGGAACCCCCGGGGGGCGGTGCCCCTCCTGCTTCCAACCGCAGATGCACGCGAAGGGAGCGCCCCCAGGAGGGGCGCCGTCTCCCTCCCCGCTTGGCAGCTTTCCCCGGAGACCCCGAGTCTGAGATCTGA